A window of Streptomyces sp. SAI-127 contains these coding sequences:
- a CDS encoding L-rhamnose mutarotase: MRVALHTKVRADRVDEYESAHREVPVELTDAIRAAGARSWTIWRSGTDLFHVLECEDYGRLLAELEKLPVNVTWQARMAELLDVAHDYSDEGADAGLPVVWELP; encoded by the coding sequence ATGAGAGTCGCCCTGCACACCAAGGTCCGCGCGGACCGCGTCGACGAGTACGAGTCAGCGCACCGCGAGGTCCCCGTCGAACTCACCGACGCGATCCGCGCCGCCGGGGCCCGCTCCTGGACAATCTGGCGCAGCGGCACCGACCTCTTCCACGTCCTGGAGTGCGAGGACTACGGCCGCCTCCTCGCCGAACTGGAGAAGCTCCCGGTGAACGTCACCTGGCAGGCCCGCATGGCCGAACTCCTCGACGTGGCGCACGACTACTCCGACGAGGGCGCCGACGCCGGCCTGCCCGTCGTGTGGGAGCTGCCATGA
- a CDS encoding lipase maturation factor family protein, translating to MDWFTAPDYWLSRLVFQRALAGLYFVAFLAAALQFRALLGERGMLPIPRFVARVPFRRAPSLFQLHYSDRFFALCAWTGCAVAVALAAGLDSLLPLWGGMLLWLVPWLLYLSIVNVGQTWYGFGWESLLLEVGFLAVLLGNDEVAPPVLVLFLLRWILFRVEFGAGLIKMRGDACWRKLTCLDHHHETQPMPGPLSWFFHHLPRPLHRVEVAANHVTQLVVPFLLFTPQPIATAAASLMIVTQLWLVLSGNFAWLNWITIVLAVPALDLRGEAPDLPATPLWYEVVVLAVAALLLGLSYHPVRNMISRSQIMNRSFDPLHLVNTYGAFGSVSRIRYEVVVEGTADDAPRGDSEWKEYEFKGKPGDPRRWPRQFAPYHLRLDWMMWFAALSPAYAQAWFGTMVERLLENDPATLRLLRRSPFPPDEPPRHVRARLFRYRYTTWRELRETGACWERTYVREFLPPTRLAEAVSP from the coding sequence GTGGACTGGTTCACCGCACCCGACTACTGGCTGAGCCGGCTGGTCTTCCAGCGGGCTCTGGCCGGGCTGTACTTCGTCGCGTTCCTGGCGGCGGCCCTGCAGTTCCGGGCGCTGCTCGGGGAGCGCGGGATGCTGCCGATCCCGCGTTTCGTCGCCCGCGTGCCCTTCCGGAGGGCGCCGAGTCTCTTCCAGCTCCACTACTCGGACCGGTTCTTCGCTCTCTGCGCGTGGACGGGCTGTGCGGTGGCGGTCGCGCTGGCGGCGGGTCTCGACTCCCTGCTGCCGCTGTGGGGCGGGATGCTGCTGTGGCTGGTGCCCTGGCTGCTGTATCTGTCGATCGTCAACGTGGGCCAGACCTGGTACGGCTTCGGCTGGGAGTCCCTGCTGCTGGAGGTCGGCTTCCTCGCGGTGCTCCTCGGCAACGACGAAGTGGCCCCGCCGGTCCTGGTGCTGTTCCTCCTGCGCTGGATCCTGTTCCGGGTCGAGTTCGGCGCGGGGCTCATCAAGATGCGCGGCGACGCCTGCTGGCGCAAGCTCACCTGCCTCGACCACCACCACGAGACACAGCCGATGCCGGGGCCGCTGAGCTGGTTCTTCCACCATCTGCCCCGGCCGCTGCACCGGGTGGAGGTGGCCGCGAACCATGTCACCCAACTGGTGGTTCCCTTCCTCCTGTTCACCCCGCAGCCGATCGCCACGGCGGCCGCGTCCCTGATGATCGTGACCCAGCTGTGGCTGGTGCTCTCGGGCAACTTCGCCTGGCTGAACTGGATCACGATCGTGCTGGCGGTGCCGGCGCTGGACCTCAGGGGCGAGGCACCCGACCTGCCCGCCACCCCGCTCTGGTACGAGGTGGTCGTCCTCGCCGTCGCCGCGCTGCTCCTGGGCCTGAGCTACCACCCGGTCCGCAACATGATCTCCCGGAGCCAGATCATGAACCGCTCCTTCGACCCGCTCCATCTGGTCAACACCTACGGCGCGTTCGGCAGCGTCAGCCGGATCCGCTACGAGGTGGTCGTCGAGGGGACGGCGGACGACGCACCGCGCGGGGACTCCGAGTGGAAGGAGTACGAGTTCAAGGGCAAGCCGGGCGATCCACGACGCTGGCCGCGCCAGTTCGCGCCCTACCATCTGCGCCTGGACTGGATGATGTGGTTCGCCGCGCTGTCCCCGGCGTACGCCCAGGCGTGGTTCGGCACCATGGTCGAACGGCTTCTGGAGAACGACCCCGCCACGCTGAGGCTGCTGCGCCGCTCACCGTTCCCGCCGGACGAGCCGCCCCGCCATGTCCGCGCCCGCCTCTTCCGGTACCGGTACACGACGTGGCGGGAGCTGCGGGAGACGGGGGCGTGCTGGGAGCGGACGTATGTGCGGGAGTTTCTGCCGCCCACACGGCTGGCGGAGGCCGTGAGCCCCTAG
- a CDS encoding L-fuconate dehydratase: MSSTPARVTAVDTYDIRFPTSRELDGSDAMNPDPDYSAAYVVLRTDAADGHEGHGFTFTIGRGNEVQVAAIEALRGHVVGRSVEELCADPGTLNRDLIGDSQLRWLGPEKGVMHMAIGAVVNAVWDLAAKRADKPLWRLLAEGDPEWLVGQIDFRYLTDALTPEEALEILRRGRAGADERVSELLATGYPAYTTSAGWLGYDDEKLTRLAAEAVADGFRQIKLKVGADLEDDVRRCRVARQVVGADIRMAIDANQRWDVDEAIRWTKALAEFDPYWIEEPTSPDDILGHAAIRKAVAPVKVATGEHVQNRVVFKQLLQAGALDVVQIDAARVGGVNENLAILLLAAKFGVPVCPHAGGVGLCELVQHLSMFDYVAVTGTTEDRVIEYVDHLHDHFLDPVVIREGHYTAPVAPGFSAAMRPESIARYTFPGGAFWAEDLANDTQKKGQAA, translated from the coding sequence GTGTCCTCGACCCCCGCCCGTGTCACCGCGGTAGACACCTACGACATCCGCTTCCCCACCTCGCGCGAGCTGGACGGCTCCGACGCGATGAACCCGGACCCCGACTACTCGGCGGCCTACGTCGTGCTGCGCACGGACGCGGCCGACGGGCACGAGGGGCACGGATTCACCTTCACCATCGGGCGGGGCAACGAGGTCCAGGTCGCCGCGATCGAGGCGCTGCGCGGGCATGTGGTCGGGCGGTCCGTCGAGGAACTGTGCGCGGACCCGGGGACGCTGAACCGCGACCTGATCGGCGACAGCCAGTTGCGCTGGCTCGGACCCGAGAAGGGCGTGATGCACATGGCGATCGGCGCGGTCGTCAACGCCGTGTGGGACCTGGCCGCCAAACGCGCGGACAAGCCGCTGTGGCGGCTGCTGGCCGAGGGCGACCCCGAGTGGCTGGTCGGCCAGATCGACTTCCGCTACCTCACGGACGCGCTCACCCCGGAGGAGGCCCTGGAGATCCTGCGGCGGGGGCGGGCGGGGGCCGACGAACGGGTCTCCGAGCTCCTCGCCACCGGCTACCCCGCGTACACCACCTCCGCCGGCTGGCTCGGCTACGACGACGAGAAGCTCACCCGGCTCGCGGCCGAGGCCGTCGCCGACGGCTTCCGGCAGATCAAGCTGAAGGTCGGCGCGGATCTGGAGGACGACGTACGGCGCTGCCGTGTCGCCCGCCAGGTCGTCGGCGCCGACATCCGCATGGCGATCGACGCCAACCAGCGCTGGGACGTCGACGAGGCGATCCGCTGGACCAAGGCGCTCGCCGAGTTCGACCCGTACTGGATCGAGGAGCCCACCAGCCCCGACGACATCCTCGGCCACGCGGCGATCCGCAAGGCCGTCGCCCCGGTCAAGGTCGCCACCGGCGAGCACGTCCAGAACCGGGTCGTCTTCAAGCAACTGCTCCAGGCCGGCGCCCTCGACGTCGTCCAGATCGACGCGGCCCGCGTCGGCGGTGTCAACGAGAACCTCGCCATCCTGCTGCTCGCCGCCAAGTTCGGCGTGCCGGTCTGCCCGCACGCGGGCGGGGTCGGCCTGTGCGAGCTCGTCCAGCACCTGTCGATGTTCGACTACGTGGCCGTCACCGGCACGACCGAGGACCGCGTCATCGAGTACGTCGACCATCTGCACGACCACTTCCTCGATCCCGTGGTGATCCGCGAAGGCCACTACACGGCACCCGTCGCGCCGGGCTTCTCGGCCGCCATGCGCCCCGAGTCCATCGCGCGGTACACGTTCCCCGGCGGCGCCTTCTGGGCAGAAGACCTCGCCAATGACACACAGAAGAAGGGGCAGGCGGCATGA
- a CDS encoding SDR family oxidoreductase: MSDYEGLKALVTGGASGIGRATAELLAARGAQVAVLDLDPSSVEKPLLAYRADVTDDASVREAVAAAVADLGGLDVVVNNAGIGAQGTVADNDDDEWHRVLDVNVVGMVRVARAALPHLRASAHAAIVNTSSIAATAGLPQRALYSATKGAVYSLTLAMAADHVREGIRVNCVNPGTADTPWIGRLLAKAPDPAAERTALEARQPTGRLVSADEVAGAIAYLASPLSGATTGTSLAVDGGMQGLRLRPVGQ; this comes from the coding sequence ATGAGCGACTACGAGGGCCTCAAGGCCCTGGTGACCGGCGGCGCCTCCGGCATCGGCCGGGCCACCGCGGAACTCCTCGCCGCACGGGGTGCCCAGGTCGCCGTCCTCGACCTGGACCCCTCCTCGGTCGAGAAGCCGCTGCTCGCCTACCGCGCCGACGTCACCGACGACGCCTCCGTCCGCGAGGCCGTGGCCGCCGCCGTGGCCGACCTCGGCGGACTCGACGTCGTGGTCAACAACGCGGGCATCGGCGCCCAGGGCACCGTGGCGGACAACGACGACGACGAATGGCACCGCGTCCTCGACGTCAACGTCGTCGGCATGGTCCGGGTCGCCCGCGCCGCCCTGCCCCACCTGCGCGCGTCCGCGCACGCGGCGATCGTGAACACCTCCTCCATCGCGGCCACCGCGGGCCTCCCGCAACGGGCGCTGTACAGCGCGACCAAGGGGGCGGTGTACTCCCTGACCCTCGCCATGGCCGCCGACCACGTCCGCGAGGGCATCCGCGTGAACTGCGTCAACCCCGGTACGGCGGACACCCCGTGGATCGGGCGGCTGCTCGCCAAGGCCCCCGACCCGGCCGCCGAACGTACCGCCCTGGAGGCCCGCCAGCCCACCGGCCGGCTGGTCTCGGCGGACGAGGTCGCGGGCGCCATCGCCTACTTGGCGAGCCCCCTCTCCGGCGCCACCACCGGCACCTCTCTCGCCGTCGACGGTGGCATGCAGGGCCTGCGCCTGAGGCCGGTGGGCCAGTGA
- a CDS encoding sugar ABC transporter substrate-binding protein — MPGRTVGKRNRFRIIGAVAAAASASLVLAACGSTKDTGSAGAEGGDGTGKVGVILPLLTSPFWQSYNDYVPKMAKSEGVDTLKTVNSNSDPSQQITDINNELNQGVKGLVVAPLDSAAIEAGLDQAERKGVPVVAVDVAPDKGKVAMVVRANNVSYGEKACQYLGEQIPSGKVVQIMGDLASVNGRDRSEAFRACVKKNFPKLKVLEIPAKWESDAAASQLGTLLNANPDIKGIYMQAGGVYLAPTLQTLKSKGMLKKAGQAGHITIVSNDGIPQEYDAIRKGEIDATVSQPADLYAKYGMYYIKAAMQGKTFKPGPTDHDSTIVKLPSGILEDQLPAPLVTKDNVDDPKLWGNTVK; from the coding sequence ATGCCCGGCAGAACAGTGGGGAAGCGGAACAGGTTTCGGATCATCGGCGCGGTCGCCGCGGCCGCGAGCGCCTCGCTCGTGCTCGCCGCGTGCGGCAGCACCAAGGACACCGGCAGCGCCGGCGCCGAGGGAGGCGACGGGACCGGCAAGGTAGGAGTGATCCTGCCGCTGCTGACCTCGCCGTTCTGGCAGTCGTACAACGACTACGTGCCCAAGATGGCCAAGTCCGAGGGGGTGGACACGCTGAAGACGGTCAACTCCAACAGCGACCCCTCCCAGCAGATCACCGACATCAACAACGAGCTCAACCAGGGCGTGAAGGGCCTGGTCGTCGCCCCGCTCGACAGCGCCGCCATCGAGGCCGGCCTCGACCAGGCCGAACGCAAGGGCGTCCCGGTCGTCGCGGTCGACGTGGCCCCCGACAAGGGCAAGGTCGCCATGGTCGTACGGGCGAACAACGTGTCGTACGGCGAGAAGGCCTGCCAGTACCTCGGGGAGCAGATCCCCTCCGGCAAGGTCGTGCAGATCATGGGCGACCTGGCCTCCGTCAACGGCCGCGACCGCTCCGAGGCCTTCCGGGCCTGCGTGAAGAAGAACTTCCCCAAGCTGAAGGTGCTGGAGATCCCCGCCAAGTGGGAGTCCGACGCGGCCGCCTCGCAGCTGGGCACCCTCCTGAACGCCAACCCCGACATCAAGGGCATCTACATGCAGGCCGGCGGCGTCTACCTCGCGCCGACCCTGCAGACCCTCAAGTCCAAGGGGATGCTGAAGAAGGCCGGGCAGGCGGGCCACATCACCATCGTCTCCAACGACGGCATCCCGCAGGAGTACGACGCCATCCGCAAGGGCGAGATCGACGCCACCGTCTCCCAGCCCGCCGACCTGTACGCCAAGTACGGCATGTACTACATCAAGGCGGCGATGCAGGGGAAGACCTTCAAGCCCGGCCCGACCGACCACGACTCCACGATCGTCAAGCTGCCCAGCGGCATCCTGGAGGACCAGCTGCCCGCGCCCCTGGTCACCAAGGACAACGTCGACGACCCCAAGCTGTGGGGCAACACGGTCAAATGA
- a CDS encoding amidohydrolase family protein: MTVVDAHHHVWDLSVRDQDWIDSGSPLRRNFTIGDLAPEARAAGVERTVLVQTVTVPEETPEFLALAAGHDVIAGVVGWTDLTRPDAAEELARLRELPGGTCLKGIRHQVQGEPDPEWLLRPDVRRGLIAVAEAGLVYDLVVLPHQLPACAKAAESLPQLTFVLDHLGKPPIASGALEPWAADVRALAALPNTVCKLSGMVTEADLDSWTIDDLRPYADTVLDAFGPDHLMFGSDWPVCTLGATYGEVLDTARRLTPVSAHPQVFGATATRVYGLGDPL, from the coding sequence ATGACGGTGGTGGACGCGCACCACCATGTGTGGGACCTGTCGGTGCGGGACCAGGACTGGATCGACTCGGGCAGCCCGCTGCGACGGAACTTCACGATCGGGGACCTCGCCCCCGAGGCCCGCGCGGCGGGCGTCGAACGCACGGTCCTCGTCCAGACGGTCACCGTGCCCGAGGAGACCCCGGAGTTCCTGGCCCTCGCCGCCGGGCACGACGTGATCGCGGGTGTCGTCGGCTGGACCGACCTGACCCGTCCCGATGCCGCCGAGGAGTTGGCACGTCTGCGCGAACTCCCCGGCGGGACCTGCCTCAAGGGCATCCGCCACCAGGTCCAGGGCGAGCCGGATCCCGAGTGGCTGCTGCGGCCGGACGTACGCCGTGGCCTGATCGCGGTGGCCGAAGCGGGTCTGGTGTACGACCTGGTCGTCCTGCCCCACCAACTGCCCGCCTGCGCCAAGGCGGCCGAGTCGCTGCCGCAACTCACCTTCGTCCTGGACCACTTGGGCAAGCCGCCCATCGCCTCCGGCGCCCTGGAACCCTGGGCGGCCGACGTCCGTGCCCTCGCCGCCCTGCCCAACACCGTCTGCAAACTCTCCGGCATGGTCACCGAGGCGGACCTCGACTCCTGGACGATCGACGACCTGCGCCCGTACGCCGACACGGTCCTGGACGCCTTCGGCCCGGACCATCTCATGTTCGGCTCGGACTGGCCGGTGTGCACCCTGGGAGCGACATACGGCGAAGTACTCGACACCGCACGCCGGCTGACGCCCGTGTCCGCGCACCCCCAGGTCTTCGGGGCCACGGCCACGCGCGTCTACGGACTCGGCGACCCGCTCTAG
- a CDS encoding sugar ABC transporter ATP-binding protein produces the protein MSTPLVEAQGVVKRYGPTTALADGRLTVLPGESHALVGRNGAGKSTLVTILTGLQAPDEGTVRFDGEPAPALADRDAWRSKVACVYQKPTVVPELTVAENLFINRQPLQRGFISWRGLRTRAAELLDTWDVRVDPEARTADLKVEDRQMVEIARALSFGARFIVLDEPTAQLDKREIERLFGRMRALQDSGVTFLFISHHLQEVYEVCQTVTVLRDARWITTAPVADMPRAALIEAMAGETIAEQAVQLRQVEDTAPVLLDVRGLTSDAYENVDLTVRRGEVVGLAGISGSGKIELAESFTGLHTPTDGAARLDGRPLPFGDVQASLKAGVGFVPRDRHAQGLVFGMTIGDNATLSVLDRLGRYGFVGTDRKRGFATELIDRLDIHTEGPDQPVSDLSGGNAQKVVMARALASDPRLLVLINPTAGVDVKSKESLLSRVDTAREDGTAVLVVSDELDDLRRCDRVLVLFHGRVVAEHPAGWRDHELIASIEGVDHHG, from the coding sequence ATGAGCACCCCACTCGTTGAAGCCCAGGGGGTCGTCAAGCGGTACGGCCCCACGACCGCCCTCGCGGACGGCCGCCTCACCGTCCTGCCCGGCGAGTCCCACGCCCTCGTCGGCCGCAACGGCGCGGGCAAGTCCACCCTCGTCACGATCCTCACCGGCCTGCAGGCCCCCGACGAGGGCACCGTCCGCTTCGACGGCGAGCCCGCGCCGGCCCTCGCCGACCGGGACGCCTGGCGGAGCAAGGTCGCCTGCGTCTACCAGAAGCCCACCGTCGTACCCGAGTTGACGGTCGCAGAGAACCTCTTCATCAACCGGCAGCCCCTGCAGCGCGGGTTCATCAGCTGGCGTGGGCTCAGGACCCGGGCCGCCGAGCTCCTCGACACCTGGGACGTGCGCGTCGACCCGGAGGCGCGCACCGCCGACCTCAAGGTCGAGGACCGCCAAATGGTGGAAATCGCAAGGGCGTTGAGCTTCGGCGCCCGCTTCATCGTCCTCGACGAGCCGACCGCACAGCTCGACAAGCGGGAGATCGAGCGGCTCTTCGGCCGGATGCGCGCACTCCAGGACTCCGGCGTCACCTTCCTGTTCATCTCGCACCACCTCCAGGAGGTGTACGAGGTGTGCCAGACGGTGACGGTTCTCAGGGACGCCCGCTGGATCACCACGGCCCCGGTCGCCGACATGCCCCGGGCCGCCCTGATCGAGGCCATGGCCGGCGAGACCATCGCCGAACAGGCCGTACAGCTCAGGCAGGTCGAGGACACCGCCCCGGTCCTCCTCGACGTCCGCGGCCTCACCTCCGACGCCTACGAGAACGTCGACCTCACCGTGCGCCGCGGTGAGGTCGTCGGACTCGCCGGCATCAGCGGCAGCGGCAAGATCGAGCTGGCCGAGTCGTTCACGGGACTGCACACCCCGACGGACGGAGCGGCCCGGCTCGACGGCAGGCCACTGCCGTTCGGCGACGTACAGGCCAGCCTCAAGGCGGGAGTCGGCTTCGTCCCGCGTGACCGGCACGCGCAGGGCCTGGTCTTCGGCATGACCATCGGCGACAACGCCACTCTCAGCGTCCTGGACCGGCTCGGCCGCTACGGCTTCGTCGGCACCGACCGCAAGCGCGGCTTCGCCACCGAACTGATCGACCGGCTCGACATCCACACCGAGGGTCCCGACCAGCCCGTCTCCGACCTCTCCGGCGGCAACGCGCAGAAGGTCGTCATGGCCCGGGCCCTCGCCTCCGACCCCCGCCTGCTCGTCCTCATCAACCCGACCGCGGGCGTCGACGTGAAGTCCAAGGAGTCCCTGCTCTCCCGCGTGGACACCGCCCGTGAGGACGGCACCGCGGTCCTCGTCGTCTCCGACGAACTCGACGACCTGCGCCGTTGCGACCGCGTCCTCGTCCTCTTCCACGGCCGCGTGGTCGCCGAGCATCCGGCCGGCTGGCGCGACCACGAGCTGATCGCCTCCATCGAAGGAGTGGACCACCATGGCTGA
- a CDS encoding DUF6777 domain-containing protein: MRTPHRTLVTACTLAVALLVAGCGGDGDKGNAETNGELLLQPAAAHGPSPFTRSTATSVALPLTRTPQRASTAPRTVSGGMPGLYGGTERVASCDVARQIDDLTADRSRQSAFAQVVGVPPAAVPDFLRGLAPVVLRADTLVTDHGYSAGRASGFRSVLQAGTAVLVDDRGVPRVRCACGNPLTPPVAMRSGAVRGGHPWPGYRPDRVVVVAPSEQVVADITIIDLVHHTWIERLIDHDCRHDHVVPPPQPEPPTPTPAPPTPLGPRPDETASPDALPSAESDCTTPTGTPGAVGTEEPYDENCPMATPPPTTGPGVPAAPPDGTRTTVPVEPETGIGPETVPDIPDLPDGGGLIPDDPPEPAGTADGSGV, encoded by the coding sequence GTGCGGACACCCCACCGGACCCTCGTCACGGCCTGCACGCTCGCGGTGGCACTCCTCGTTGCCGGATGCGGCGGAGACGGCGACAAGGGCAACGCCGAGACGAACGGCGAACTCCTTCTTCAGCCGGCCGCGGCCCACGGGCCGAGCCCCTTCACCCGCTCCACGGCGACCTCGGTGGCGTTACCCCTCACCCGAACGCCCCAGCGGGCCTCGACCGCCCCGCGGACCGTCTCCGGCGGGATGCCCGGTCTCTACGGGGGCACCGAGCGGGTCGCCAGTTGTGACGTGGCACGGCAGATCGACGACCTGACCGCGGACCGGTCAAGGCAGAGCGCGTTCGCCCAGGTTGTGGGTGTCCCTCCGGCCGCGGTGCCGGACTTCCTGCGCGGGCTCGCCCCGGTCGTCCTGCGGGCCGACACTCTCGTCACCGACCACGGGTATAGCGCCGGCCGGGCGAGCGGCTTCCGGTCCGTCCTCCAGGCGGGCACCGCCGTCCTCGTCGACGACCGTGGCGTCCCACGCGTCCGCTGCGCCTGCGGCAACCCCTTGACGCCGCCGGTGGCGATGCGGAGCGGCGCGGTCCGGGGCGGGCATCCGTGGCCCGGATACCGGCCCGACCGGGTGGTCGTGGTGGCCCCCAGCGAGCAGGTCGTCGCGGACATCACGATCATCGACCTCGTCCACCACACCTGGATCGAACGGCTGATCGACCACGACTGCCGGCACGACCATGTCGTACCCCCGCCGCAGCCGGAACCGCCGACTCCCACGCCGGCTCCCCCGACGCCCCTCGGTCCGCGCCCGGACGAGACGGCGTCCCCGGACGCCTTGCCGAGCGCCGAGAGCGACTGCACCACTCCCACCGGCACACCTGGCGCCGTCGGGACCGAGGAGCCGTACGACGAGAACTGCCCCATGGCCACCCCGCCGCCCACGACCGGGCCCGGCGTCCCCGCGGCCCCGCCGGACGGCACCCGTACGACCGTCCCCGTGGAGCCGGAGACCGGGATCGGCCCCGAGACCGTTCCGGACATCCCCGATCTCCCCGACGGCGGCGGGCTGATCCCCGACGATCCGCCGGAGCCGGCCGGCACGGCCGACGGCTCTGGTGTCTGA
- a CDS encoding ABC transporter permease, with product MADTQAPPVKHVRVPEARAARTVLLRRARELALVPALLLLMVLGAFVNDSFLTERNLISILGASAALAMVVLAESLVLITGKFDLSLESVVGIAPAVGALLVLPAAQSGWGTEFPAVLALLGVLVVGAAVGAFNGILVVKFKLNAFIVTLAMLIVLRGLLVGATKGKTLFGMPDSFYSLATTTFLNVPMSVWLAAVAFAVTGFVLKYHRIGRSLYAIGGNADAARAAGIRVERVMLGVFVVAGVLASVGGIMQTGYVGAISANQGQNMIFTVFAAAVIGGISLDGGKGTMFGALTGVLLLGVVQNLLTLAQVPSFWIQAIYGGIILIALMIARVTTGRAQD from the coding sequence ATGGCTGACACCCAGGCTCCGCCGGTGAAGCACGTGCGGGTGCCCGAGGCGCGGGCAGCCCGGACGGTCCTGCTGCGCCGCGCCCGCGAACTCGCCCTCGTTCCCGCCCTGTTGCTGCTCATGGTCCTCGGCGCGTTCGTCAACGACTCGTTCCTCACCGAGCGCAACCTGATCTCGATCCTCGGCGCCTCGGCCGCCCTCGCCATGGTGGTGCTCGCCGAGTCCCTCGTCCTGATCACCGGCAAGTTCGACCTCTCCCTGGAGTCGGTCGTCGGTATCGCGCCCGCCGTGGGAGCGCTCCTCGTCCTGCCCGCCGCCCAGTCCGGCTGGGGCACCGAGTTCCCGGCCGTCCTCGCCCTGCTCGGGGTCCTCGTCGTCGGCGCGGCGGTCGGCGCCTTCAACGGCATCCTGGTCGTGAAGTTCAAGCTCAACGCGTTCATCGTGACGCTCGCGATGCTGATCGTGCTGCGCGGACTGCTCGTCGGCGCCACCAAGGGCAAGACCCTCTTCGGCATGCCGGACAGCTTCTACTCCCTGGCCACCACGACCTTCCTGAACGTCCCCATGTCCGTGTGGCTCGCCGCGGTCGCCTTCGCCGTCACCGGCTTCGTCCTGAAGTACCACCGCATCGGCCGCTCCCTGTACGCGATCGGCGGCAACGCCGACGCGGCCCGCGCCGCCGGCATCCGCGTCGAACGGGTGATGCTCGGCGTGTTCGTCGTGGCCGGCGTCCTCGCCTCCGTCGGCGGCATCATGCAGACCGGCTACGTCGGCGCGATCAGCGCCAACCAGGGCCAGAACATGATCTTCACGGTGTTCGCGGCAGCGGTGATCGGCGGCATCAGCCTCGACGGCGGCAAGGGCACCATGTTCGGCGCCCTGACCGGCGTACTCCTGCTGGGTGTCGTACAGAACCTGCTGACACTCGCCCAGGTGCCGTCCTTCTGGATCCAGGCCATCTACGGCGGAATCATCCTGATCGCCCTCATGATCGCCCGTGTGACGACGGGGCGCGCCCAGGACTGA
- a CDS encoding aldo/keto reductase, which yields MNTLGTSGVRVSGLGFGGAVIGNLFTEVSDEQAYEAVTAAWQRGIRYFDTAPHYGLGLSERRLGEALREHPRAEYTLSTKVGRRLEPSADGGDDLADGFAVPATHRRVWDFSGDGVRRTLESSLERLGLDRVDVVYLHDPDDQAEEAFREGYPALEKLRSEGVVGAIGAGMNQAGMLTRFVRETDVDVVLCAGRYTLLDQSALTELLPAAVARGVSVVIGGAFNSGLLADPRPGATYNYAQVSGGVLDRALRMREVAERHGISLRAAALAFCAAHPAVASVLVGARSAAEVQDAADQFATPVPPAFWQELRDTGLLTTEEPS from the coding sequence GTGAACACCCTCGGTACGAGCGGTGTGCGGGTCAGCGGACTGGGCTTCGGCGGCGCCGTCATCGGCAACCTGTTCACCGAGGTCAGCGACGAACAGGCGTACGAGGCGGTCACCGCCGCCTGGCAGCGCGGCATCCGCTACTTCGACACCGCCCCGCACTACGGTCTCGGACTGTCGGAACGCCGGCTGGGAGAGGCACTGCGCGAGCATCCACGCGCGGAGTACACGCTCTCCACGAAGGTGGGCCGCCGCCTGGAGCCGTCCGCGGACGGCGGGGACGACCTGGCCGACGGTTTCGCGGTCCCCGCCACCCACCGCCGCGTCTGGGACTTCAGCGGCGACGGCGTACGACGCACCCTCGAGTCGAGCCTCGAACGGCTCGGCCTCGACCGCGTGGACGTCGTCTACCTCCACGATCCCGACGACCAGGCGGAGGAGGCCTTCCGCGAGGGCTACCCGGCCCTGGAGAAGCTCCGCTCCGAGGGTGTCGTCGGGGCGATCGGCGCCGGCATGAACCAGGCCGGGATGCTGACCCGCTTCGTCCGCGAGACCGACGTCGACGTGGTGCTGTGCGCCGGCCGCTACACCCTGCTCGACCAGAGCGCGCTCACCGAGCTGCTTCCCGCCGCCGTGGCACGGGGCGTCTCCGTGGTGATCGGCGGCGCCTTCAACTCCGGGCTGCTGGCCGATCCGAGACCGGGAGCGACGTACAACTACGCGCAGGTCTCCGGGGGCGTGCTGGACCGGGCCCTGCGCATGCGGGAGGTCGCCGAGCGGCACGGCATCAGCCTGCGGGCCGCCGCCCTCGCCTTCTGCGCCGCTCACCCGGCCGTCGCGAGCGTCCTGGTGGGCGCCCGCTCGGCGGCCGAAGTCCAGGACGCCGCCGACCAGTTCGCGACCCCGGTGCCCCCCGCCTTCTGGCAGGAGCTGCGCGACACCGGTCTCCTGACCACCGAGGAGCCGTCATGA